One genomic segment of candidate division KSB1 bacterium includes these proteins:
- a CDS encoding protease inhibitor I42 family protein: MRLFAILIVAVALGRCNSQGERMLLTKADHGREVRVRQGQEIALTLEGNPTTGFTWEVAEIDSATIVQAKEVEYVPRSNLMGAPGTFTFRFKAVKNGVATLRLAYRRPWEKEAPADTFSVRIVVK; this comes from the coding sequence ATGCGCCTGTTCGCCATTCTCATCGTAGCTGTTGCCCTTGGCAGATGCAACAGCCAGGGGGAACGAATGTTGCTCACCAAGGCCGACCACGGCAGAGAAGTGCGCGTTCGCCAGGGCCAGGAAATCGCGCTCACCTTGGAAGGAAATCCCACCACCGGCTTCACCTGGGAAGTGGCCGAAATCGACTCGGCCACCATTGTCCAGGCGAAAGAGGTGGAGTACGTGCCGCGCTCCAACCTCATGGGGGCGCCGGGGACTTTTACCTTCCGCTTCAAGGCAGTGAAGAATGGGGTGGCGACTCTGCGCCTGGCGTACCGGCGGCCATGGGAGAAAGAAGCACCGGCCGACACTTTCAGCGTGCGCATCGTGGTCAAGTGA
- a CDS encoding C1 family peptidase: MRRTLFVFLALLLVCSALLAQQLTQAQIEAHLQRLQTELASGRYSFTVGANPALSFTLEQLCGLREAPDWRKTARQRSLATVRPAPLRAIEERVALPSSWDWRQHNGVSPVRDQDGCGSCWAFATVASLESVLLIKQSLLTDLSEQYLVSCNAKGWGCNGGWWAHDMLVSPGAVLEADFPYVASDVPCGGPYNYPHKLNGWAYVDGEDRVPAVETLKQAIYEYGPVCAAVYVGPFFQAYTGGVFDKNEVPQGGLFSCCPAPASVNHAIFIIGWDDSKGAWLLKNSWGTGWGETCGYGAERGYMWIKYGTSNVGYAAVVAW; encoded by the coding sequence ATGCGACGCACCCTCTTTGTGTTCTTGGCCCTGCTGCTGGTGTGCAGCGCCCTGCTTGCCCAGCAGCTCACGCAGGCACAGATCGAAGCGCACCTGCAGCGATTGCAGACGGAACTGGCCAGCGGGCGTTACTCCTTCACGGTCGGTGCCAATCCTGCACTGAGCTTCACCCTGGAGCAACTCTGTGGGTTGCGAGAAGCACCCGATTGGCGCAAGACGGCCCGGCAGCGCTCCTTAGCCACGGTGCGGCCCGCGCCGCTGCGCGCCATTGAAGAACGCGTGGCCCTCCCCTCTTCCTGGGACTGGCGGCAGCACAACGGGGTTAGTCCGGTGCGCGACCAAGATGGCTGCGGCAGCTGCTGGGCCTTTGCCACCGTCGCTTCTTTGGAGTCGGTACTGCTCATCAAACAGTCCTTGCTCACCGACCTCTCCGAGCAGTACCTGGTCTCCTGCAACGCCAAGGGGTGGGGCTGCAACGGCGGCTGGTGGGCGCACGACATGCTGGTGAGTCCGGGTGCGGTGCTGGAGGCCGATTTCCCTTACGTGGCCAGCGATGTGCCGTGCGGAGGGCCGTACAACTACCCCCACAAGCTGAACGGCTGGGCCTATGTGGACGGCGAGGACCGCGTGCCGGCAGTGGAGACCCTCAAACAGGCCATCTACGAGTATGGGCCGGTGTGCGCGGCGGTGTACGTGGGACCCTTCTTTCAGGCCTACACAGGCGGCGTGTTCGACAAGAACGAGGTACCCCAGGGCGGGCTATTCAGCTGCTGCCCGGCGCCCGCTTCGGTCAACCATGCCATCTTCATCATCGGCTGGGACGATAGCAAGGGGGCCTGGCTGCTCAAGAACTCCTGGGGCACTGGCTGGGGCGAGACCTGCGGCTATGGCGCGGAACGCGGCTACATGTGGATCAAGTACGGGACGAGCAACGTCGGCTACGCCGCAGTGGTCGCCTGGTAA
- a CDS encoding PDZ domain-containing protein produces the protein MRRVTLVAAAALLLTVAVALAIDTTDTRMLSQPAISATQIAFAYAGDLYVADRDGSNVRRLTSGEGNEFNPVFSPDGKWIAFSGEYDGNTDIFLVPASGGVPIRLTHHPAPDVVCDFTPDGKAVLFYSPRFSFTSRYCQLFTVPVEGGWPQQLELPVGFKACYSPDGKRLAYLPVREVFQQWKHYRGGTVATIWLYTFADHSVDKIPQPDGRCNDTDPMWVGDKVYFRSDRNGEFNLFCYDTVSKEVRQITFFSDFPVLDASYGAGVIIFEQAGYLQTYDLVSGQVQRLRVGVAADLLELRPRYVKGAEWIRSRDISPSGTRAVFEFRGEIVTVPAEKGDPRNLTATPGVHERFPAWSPDGKFIAYFSDASGEYALHILPQDGKGAPRVVPLGGAGFYNAISWSPDSKKLCFADNARTLFWLDLATGRITKIAQEALYMPGAFGTIRGAWSPDSRWVAYTLTNTAYFQQIFVYDIEQGKSWPVTDGMAEASDPVFDPSGKFLYFFASTDAGPVKHWFAMSNADVRMKNAIYLASLQKGTPSPLARQSDEERGKPEEEKEDKAEKAKEVEKKPPAKLVIDFAGMNERIVALPLPEADYRELQVGKEGQLYFLETVPAGPTKLHHYDLDKREDKVILEKVDDYQLSRDGKKLLCRTGQSWFITDLADKIDTSKGKLDVDAIEVRIEPQAEWRQIFHEAWRINRDYFYDSNFHGADWQAMRQKYAAFLPDLACRNDLNRLIQWMCSELAVGHHRVSGGDQLAKPKRVPCGLLGADYVIDNGRYRFAKVYGGLNWNPDLESPLKQPGIDVQAGEYLLAVNGKDLRPPENLFSRFENTAGKIVEITVGPRPDGVGSRTLQVVPIKDESDLRNRDWVESNIRKVDAATAGRVAYVYVPNTARLGHTYFKRYFFPQTNKEAIIIDERFNGGGQVADYYIDHLRRPYICNWALRYGQDLVTPSGAIFGPKVMLIDENAGSGGDLLPWMFRKLGLGPLVGKRTWGGLVGILGFPVLMDGGYVTAPNLAIWTEEGFVVENEGVPPDHEVEQEPAKVIAGHDPQLEKAIELIMVELEKNPPRKPQRPPYPVRVRK, from the coding sequence ATGCGTCGCGTGACGTTGGTCGCCGCGGCGGCACTGCTCCTCACCGTGGCCGTGGCTTTGGCCATTGACACCACAGACACCCGGATGCTGAGCCAACCGGCCATCAGCGCCACCCAGATTGCCTTTGCCTACGCCGGTGACCTGTACGTGGCAGACCGGGATGGCAGCAATGTGCGGCGCCTGACCTCTGGTGAGGGGAACGAATTCAACCCGGTCTTTTCGCCGGATGGCAAGTGGATCGCCTTCAGTGGCGAGTACGACGGCAACACGGATATCTTCCTTGTGCCGGCCTCCGGTGGCGTGCCTATCCGGCTGACCCATCACCCGGCGCCGGACGTGGTCTGCGATTTTACCCCGGACGGCAAGGCGGTGCTCTTCTACTCGCCCCGCTTCTCCTTCACCAGCCGCTACTGTCAGCTCTTTACCGTGCCGGTGGAGGGTGGCTGGCCGCAGCAGCTCGAGCTGCCCGTGGGCTTCAAGGCCTGCTATTCGCCCGACGGCAAGCGCCTGGCCTACCTGCCGGTACGCGAGGTCTTTCAGCAATGGAAGCACTATCGGGGCGGCACCGTGGCCACGATCTGGCTGTACACCTTCGCGGACCATTCCGTGGACAAGATCCCGCAGCCGGATGGCAGGTGCAACGACACCGATCCGATGTGGGTGGGAGACAAGGTCTATTTCCGCTCCGACCGGAACGGCGAGTTCAATCTCTTTTGCTACGACACCGTCAGCAAGGAAGTGCGGCAGATCACCTTCTTTTCCGACTTTCCGGTGCTTGATGCCTCCTACGGCGCGGGCGTGATCATTTTCGAGCAGGCCGGCTACCTGCAGACCTACGACCTCGTCAGCGGGCAGGTGCAAAGGCTGCGGGTAGGAGTGGCTGCGGACCTTTTGGAGCTGCGGCCTCGCTATGTGAAAGGCGCCGAGTGGATTCGCAGCCGCGACATCTCTCCCTCGGGGACGCGGGCAGTCTTCGAATTCCGGGGCGAGATTGTCACGGTGCCCGCAGAGAAGGGAGACCCGCGCAACCTGACCGCGACCCCAGGGGTGCATGAGCGCTTCCCAGCCTGGTCCCCGGACGGCAAGTTCATCGCCTACTTCTCGGATGCCTCCGGCGAATATGCCCTGCACATTTTGCCGCAGGATGGCAAAGGGGCTCCGCGCGTGGTGCCGCTGGGCGGCGCCGGTTTCTACAACGCCATCTCCTGGTCCCCAGATAGCAAGAAGCTTTGCTTTGCCGACAACGCTCGCACGCTCTTCTGGTTGGACCTTGCGACCGGCCGCATCACTAAGATCGCGCAGGAGGCCCTCTACATGCCAGGTGCCTTTGGCACCATTCGCGGCGCCTGGTCGCCAGACTCCCGCTGGGTCGCCTACACGCTGACGAACACCGCCTACTTTCAGCAGATCTTCGTGTACGACATCGAGCAGGGCAAGTCTTGGCCTGTTACCGATGGCATGGCCGAGGCCAGCGACCCGGTGTTCGACCCCAGCGGCAAGTTCCTCTACTTCTTCGCTTCCACCGACGCCGGCCCGGTGAAGCATTGGTTTGCCATGTCCAACGCCGACGTGCGCATGAAGAACGCCATCTACCTTGCCTCACTGCAAAAAGGCACCCCTTCGCCGTTGGCCAGGCAGAGCGATGAAGAAAGGGGCAAGCCTGAGGAGGAGAAAGAGGACAAGGCGGAGAAGGCAAAGGAGGTGGAGAAAAAACCTCCGGCGAAGCTGGTCATCGACTTTGCCGGCATGAACGAACGCATCGTGGCGCTGCCGCTGCCGGAGGCAGACTACCGAGAGTTGCAGGTGGGCAAGGAGGGACAGCTTTACTTCCTCGAGACCGTGCCTGCCGGTCCCACGAAGCTGCACCACTATGACCTCGACAAGCGAGAGGATAAGGTCATTTTGGAAAAGGTCGATGACTACCAGCTTTCTCGGGACGGCAAGAAGCTCCTGTGCCGCACCGGGCAGTCGTGGTTCATCACCGACCTGGCCGACAAAATTGACACGAGCAAGGGGAAGCTGGACGTCGACGCCATCGAGGTGCGCATCGAGCCGCAGGCCGAATGGCGGCAGATCTTCCACGAAGCCTGGCGCATCAATCGCGACTACTTCTATGACTCCAACTTCCACGGGGCCGACTGGCAAGCCATGCGCCAGAAGTATGCGGCTTTTTTGCCGGATCTTGCCTGCCGCAATGACCTAAACAGGCTCATCCAGTGGATGTGCAGCGAGCTGGCAGTGGGACACCATCGCGTGAGCGGCGGCGACCAGCTTGCCAAGCCGAAGCGCGTACCCTGCGGTCTGCTCGGAGCGGACTATGTCATCGACAATGGCCGCTATCGCTTTGCCAAGGTCTATGGCGGATTGAACTGGAATCCCGACTTGGAGTCTCCGCTCAAGCAGCCGGGCATCGACGTGCAGGCGGGGGAGTACCTGTTGGCGGTCAATGGCAAGGACTTGCGCCCACCGGAGAACCTTTTCAGCCGCTTCGAGAACACCGCCGGCAAGATCGTGGAGATCACCGTTGGCCCGCGCCCGGACGGCGTGGGGTCGCGCACGCTGCAGGTGGTGCCCATCAAGGACGAAAGCGACCTGCGCAACCGCGACTGGGTGGAGAGCAACATCCGCAAGGTGGACGCCGCCACCGCGGGGCGAGTGGCGTACGTGTACGTGCCGAACACCGCCAGGTTGGGGCACACCTATTTCAAACGCTACTTCTTCCCGCAGACCAACAAAGAGGCCATCATCATCGATGAGCGGTTCAACGGTGGCGGGCAAGTGGCGGACTATTACATCGACCACCTGCGGCGCCCGTACATCTGCAATTGGGCGTTGCGCTACGGGCAGGACCTGGTGACGCCCAGTGGTGCGATCTTTGGCCCCAAGGTGATGCTCATCGATGAGAACGCCGGCTCGGGAGGTGACCTGCTGCCATGGATGTTCCGCAAATTGGGCCTGGGCCCGCTGGTGGGCAAGCGGACCTGGGGCGGTCTGGTGGGCATCCTCGGCTTCCCGGTGCTCATGGACGGCGGCTACGTGACGGCGCCCAACTTGGCCATCTGGACGGAAGAGGGTTTCGTCGTGGAAAACGAAGGCGTGCCTCCCGATCATGAGGTGGAACAGGAGCCGGCCAAAGTGATTGCCGGCCACGACCCCCAGCTTGAGAAAGCCATTGAACTCATCATGGTCGAACTGGAGAAGAACCCGCCCCGCAAGCCGCAGCGCCCGCCCTATCCGGTGCGGGTGAGGAAATAG